The Rosa chinensis cultivar Old Blush chromosome 7, RchiOBHm-V2, whole genome shotgun sequence DNA segment TGTTATCACTGTAAATGCCCCCTCTGGATTTGTGGAGCCTGGTTTTATTATTTGATCTATTTCTTGAACTCTTATTATATATATGCTGCATGCCCTGTTGCTTTACTGGGACAACTATTAATTTTGCTTGATTCAGAGCTACCTATTATATTCCTGTTTGTATGGTTGGCTAATTGCAATTTGTGCATGGTACTCATAATTTGGTTCTATTCATTCATTCTTTCAAGTTGTAAGCTTTGGCTGTAAAAGCCTTTAGTTAATATCTGTGCTGAATAACTTCAACTGGCAACAAATTGCTTAAGCCTGATGGAGTTTGGTTGATAATAGTTTATATCTCTTTAATGTTGCTGTTTCTTGGTTGTGCAGATTTGAATATCCACAACCTACattccagaaattaatgaaAGAAAATTGTATGCAGCCCTTCTTTGTATTTCAGGttttagctctctctctctctctctcttcttgcattcatcaaatatttttttggaTGCACATTCACtcatttattctcttttatgCATTTTAAATGTAGGTGTTCTGCGTGGGTCTTTGGTGTCTGGATGAATATTGGTATTATAGTTTGTTTACACTTTTCATGCTGTTCATGTTTGAGTCAACAATGGCAAAAAGTCAATTAAAGACTCTGACTGAGCTAAGACGTGTCAGAGTGGATAGCCAGACCTTAATGGTGCATCGATGTGGGAAGTAAGTTATCTACTTGCAATTTTTAATGTTTGTTTTACATCATTTATACCTTATagatttggtaattttcagGTGGATAAAGCTAGCTGGAACTGATCTTTTGCCTGGGGATGTTGTTTCAATTGGACGATCTTCTGGTCCAACTGGAGAAGATAGGACTGTACCAGCCGACATGCTTATATTAGCAGGAAGTGCTATTGTCAATGAAGCCATTCTCACTGGCGAGTCTACTCCGCAGTGGAAGGTGATAGCCTACTTTCAGACTTACTAGATAGTTAGAACATCTGTCATTGCAggattttgttttcttaatgTATAATATAATGTATATTATGTATTTATATCATATGGATGCTCTTTTCGtttattttctctcttatttGACATTGTTGCATCCTCGTCTTcacttctttttccttttcctagAGGCTTAGTTTTCGGATCCTAACTGGATGACTCCTTTTCGTTGCTAAATTTTATATTGTCCTTTATGCCACCTATTATCTGGTGGTTATTGAGTTCTATTATGGATGGTCTGTTTTTTCCCGCTTTGCACAAGGGATTTAAATTACTGTTCCCATGGGAAACTTCTGAAATTCGAATGGCATGGTGGTTTACTGGTTAGAGTGACTTTATTTGATTTAATATTCATGACTATCTTCGTAGAGAATAAACAATATTTTATTCTGAACTGTTCTTTGCGAAGATTGAATTTGAATATCTAGCCTTTCTTCCTCTTATCAAAGTATATGTGGAAAAGAAATACATATTGTTGTAAGTTTGTGAAGCTTTTAATAGGATTCTTATTTCCTCAACTTGCATTCTgcttatccttttttttttcccaatttaTTTGAAGTTCAGTAATCTAATTGTAGTTTTCTAGTGATGGAATATCTACTTGAGTTTTGCCTATAGATTCCTTTGAACTATGGTATTATTACCACCTTTGAACTATGGTATTATTACCCTTCGTATAGACTGTATATGTTGAAGGATGGGAGAATGACTtgattctcatatgtttatatgATTATATTTTCAGGTATCAATCATGAGCAGAGGAGCTGAGGAGAAGTTATCAGCTAAGCGGGACAAAAGCCATGTTTTATTTGGTGGGACTAAGATATTGCAGCATACTCCAGATAaggttcttttgttttcttgtttgtttcttAGATTACAGTCGCAACTTGTTAGTAATTGTTAAATCAACGAACTTCTGATAATCTCATGGTAACACTTTTAATTATCTCAATGGAATCAGGGTTTTCCTTTAAAAACCCCTGATGCGGGCTGTGTGGCAGTTGTTCTGAGGACTGGGTTTGAAACAAGTCAGGGAAAACTTATGCGCACAATTTTGTTTTCCACAGAGAGGGTAATCATCTATTCTTTAGCAATTATTTCTGAACTCTATTTACTTCATCTTCTCtttttataatatatattttataatatatattttataatatatatacattttaTTCTAGGTGACAGCTAACAGCTGGGAAAGTGGGCTGTTCATTTTATTCTTGGTCGTATTTGCAGTGATAGCTGCTGGTTATGTTCTAAAAAAGGTAAACTATGGTTCTTTACACGTGCTTAGGGGATTGTGCCATTATTGTTTTTCTGCTTGTCTAGTGGCCATTCTGTGACACTTGCGACTTCTTTCTTGTAGGGGCTTGAGGATCCCACTAGAAGCAAATACAAGCTTTTTCTTAGTTGTTCACTTATTATTACCTCTGTGATTCCTCCTGAGCTGCCAATGGAATTATCTATAGCTGTCAATACATCTCTAATTGCTCTGGCACGACGTGGAATATTTTGTACAGAACCTTTTCGTATACCCTTTGCTGGAAAGGTATGTTGGAATGACTCCAAatgcattctctctctctctctctctctctctctctatatatatatatatatatatataatacacgCGCGTATACACAAAGTCCTCTTGTTAAGAGAAGTAAAGAAGAATTTTGTTTGGCCCTACCCTGTACTGTGGTCATACAATGCTAATCCCTAGAAAACTTATTTATAATTGGAAATCATTTGGATATTTCATTGTCATGATCATTTTGTTATTTATTAGAAGCGTTATTTATTGGCTATATTTAACTAGTTAGATGATTATTTGGAAGGATAATACTTGGGACATAAGAATGTTGGATTATGCTGCTTTAGTCTAATTCCTATGCTAGATTTGGTTGCTTGGGTATGCAGTATGCTGAAATGTGGATTTCCTTCTTTTCAAGCAGATAATAGTATTCTTGGGAGTAATAGATTCTGATTACTGTTAGTATCTTTAGACCTAGTAATGATCTAGTAGTCATTACCTCACCATATGTGATTCACGTACTCACTATATATTTCACTGCCTCAATTCACTTCTCCGTCAGTAAAATTTTTATTGCTGATACTCAAGCAACGACACAGTACTATTGCGCTGTGGCAGTATACTTATAGACATTtgtttatgtaccttccatgcaGGTCGATATATGTTGTTTTGACAAAACAGGGACACTTACATCAGATGACATGGTATGCCATATTATTACGTATAGCATGCTCATTAGGTTGATGTGATTTTATGTAAGATCTATTAGTAATGTCTTCCTTGCTCTTCCCCAGGAATTCTGCGGAGTTGTTGGGTTGGCTGGTAGTACGGATTTGGAGACGGATATGACTAAAGTAGATGGGCACACATTAGAAATTTTGGCCTCTTGTCATGCCTTGGTGTTTGTGGACAATAAGCTGGTATGCTTCTGTTGTCATTTAAACGTGCTGTCTTTGCTATCTCTGTGTTTTGCTGAGTTCTTATTTATTTTGCTCGATGCAAATCATGCAATATGGTTACTTCCAAAACTGATTCTTTTCGTTGAATACAATGTTCTATTTGTCAATGCTTTGTAGATACTAAGAGTTAAATGCAAAAATTTCTTAGAAACTACTCATCTCATGTCCTTTTGCAATTCCATTTGACGTAAAAGTTTGCAACCAATAAAGAAGGAGCTTCATCAAGTAATTTTGAAGAACCATTTGAATGTGGTACTTATTTTTTATTAACCACTTTGTAGCATCACACTTTCAGGAAGCAGATTTTATGGGCTTGATTGATTCTGGGTGGGCTATAAGCTCTtttaaattaacaaagaaaattagatataaatataagaaatcacaaaaaatataaaatgtgTCATGGGTAGTGTTAGAAGCACTTGAAATTTGTTTGAGAAAGACTGGCCAAGTTCTTCCTGGTTTAAAAGTGGCTTTGCCACTTTTGAAAAGCTTCAAAAGCTTTTAAGCTTTTCAGAAGCAGTCTCAAACAGGCCCATACATTAAAGAAGGCTAATGGGTTGCTGGAGCTTTTGAGGGTCTTGGACACAGAATGGCCAACTCTCTGTTTTTAGttctcatttttgttttctattttttaaaatgTTGGTGGATGACTTGATTTTATCTTATCGGCAATTCTCGAGTATGTTAATGAATGGTTCTGTTCATATGtatctatatgtatatatgtagtaCACTAAGAAGCACTGATACGGATACGGGTATCCGGATACGGTATGGTGTGATACGAGGAAACGAGAAATCTTAAATGTTTTAGGATACGGGTACGAGGAGGATACGTcgattaaatattttttaattatatatatataattatatatacatatatatatatatatgtatacatatatatatatataattataaaagAACCGTCGGTTTGCTGCCTCCCATCCATAGCCCCATTGTTTTCATCTATCAGTGCTTCTCCTCTAGGACCAATTCTTTACTCATATATACGCCCACTGTTTTCATCCATAACCCCACTGTTTTCATCTATCAGAGCTTCTCCTCTATCACTCATGTTCCTGGACAACACATTTCTTTACTCAACCAATTCAATTTTCGATTATATTGAAAATTGAATGACCAATACATTTTCCCCAACCCAGAAATCATATACCCAATCAAAAATACCGTACCCAACCTCTAAAGATTGAGTTcagaagagaaggagaaggagaaggataaTAGTCAGAATACCTCGGTGTTTGGGCGAagtagaagagaagaagaaaaacatatCGACGAAGCCTGGAGAATCACGATGGGTTTggattctcctttattttttcatttttttcttttattcttttgggTTAGAAAGTCTATTATGCCCCCGCGTACCCAATTTATTTACAAAAACACATATCCAAAACAGATACCAGTGTATTCAGTGCGTATCTAGACCTAGGTATGTTAGATACGCGTATCCAGCCGTATCCCGTATCGGTACGGGATTCGCGACCATTTTCGCGTATCCATGCATCCTAGGTAGTACATAACTTTTTGCCAAGAGCCTCCACAAATGTACGATTACTGATTGGCTGTGTGTGGTATTTGCTGCACTTCAGGCTACTTTGTCAAAGTATTTTAGGGATTAATCTTTCATGGTATGGTTTAATCTAGGGTCTTTAATTtagtttgtatttttgtttgatgattcttgattttttttgatGGATCTGGTCCATCCTTGTAATTTGTCATTTTTAATACAAGTTTCTCTCTCCCATAAATGGAAGCATTACTTTCTTGTGAGCTGTGTTATCCAATTTTGATGTCTACTTTGTTGGATATGAAAGCATTAGTATATATTGTATATGAATGCACTGGTTATAGTATCTAGCCTCTCGCTTCTTGATATAATCTCTCATATAAAAAGTCTTCTGAACATAGTTGTCTATGAATGTTATTGTCTCTTTAAGCTGTTTTTCCACCTCTAGTATGAAGTTTCTCCAATACCGTGTTTCGCTGTTTTACTTAACAAGCAATTCAGATGTGTATTTCGGTAAAGCTGTCTAACTGTACATTATATATAGCTACATTGACTGAATGGTGAAACTAATAATTCTTTGGTGGAAAGAAGAGGGAATATAAAGATCTTAGATGGAGCCAGGGATAAAGAGGTGGATTATTTAATGATTCTTGGGTATTAGTATTGATGGAGTCCCGGGATGTTCTTTTTAAGAATTTTTGTGTGATTGAATTATTTAATTCTTCTTTGAATTTTCTTAATCATTTCTGATAATGCTTAAGTCTTGTTTGCAACTGTAGGGTTTGATAGTCCATGGAACAAGTTTTCCTCTGCTTTGTAGTGTTTTTTTTCCTATCAATGATATTATATTCCTacgaacaaaaacaaaattgtagCTGTAGTCTGCTGTAAATCAAGCTTTGGGTTACAACTGATATTTCTTTTTCTGACTATTGTTTGGCAACATTTTTCTTCTTGAATTTCTTATTTTTGTGAGTAATCTTTCACAACTGCATGTAGGTTGGTGATCCTCTCGAAAAGGCTGCACTTAAGGGAATAGATTGGAGCTTTAAATCTGATGAGAAGGCCATGCCAAAAAAGTAAGCTGACCTCCCCTTGACGTTTAATATATCTAATCTATACATGAAGTTCTGAACTGATTCATGCATCCTTTGGCTTATGTACAACGTAACTGTTCGTTTGCCAACCAGTTATTCCCTATTGCCtactattatatttttttttagatgttaaaatatagatttttctgttattttgttttttagaatAGGGGAATGTGTGAGGTTTGAAGTTTTGTTCTAGGGAGGAGAAGGGACTCGATTTGGGGCGGCTAATAAGCTTAATACAAAAAAATCAATTGTAATAAAATTGGAGTTTGTGCTTAGGATATATTAGAATTAGATACCCATTAGATGTGTAATATGAAATTGGCCATCAATCTAGTATCCATATGGAGAAAGTGGTTAAAATGTTACTTGTACTATTACAAGTGTTTGTACCACAAGAGGTCAATCTAGTATCCAATTGGTCATCAATCTGTGCTTTCTATGTTGGGCTTATTTAAGGTCTTATTGAATGCAGGGGCACTGGTCAAGCTGTGCAGATTGTTCAGAGACACCACTTTGCTTCCCACCTGAAACGAATGGCAGTTGTTGTTCGCATTGAAGAgaatttttttgcttttgtgaAGGTTTGATTATACAGATATGAGCTAACATGTATACTTCGCACAACTACATTTTCACTTGAAGAAGCTTCAGATTAGTATTCTGGCAACGCTAAAAGATGTTTATTCAACAAGTAACAATTGTAGGTGCACTCCAGTTATTATTTTAGAAGTATCCTTCAGTCAAATAGTTTCTCTTATGTTTCAGGGTGCCCCTGAAACTATTCAGGGTAGACTCACTGAGGTGCCATCATATTATGTTGAAACTTACAAGAAATTTACCCGACAAGGATCTCGTGTTCTGGCTCTTGCCTACAAGTCCTTTGGCGACATGACAGTAAGATCTCTTTCTGATTCATCTTTCGTCAATGCATTTTGACGCTCATTAGTATTAAGTAATGGCTgtgcctttttctttttaatgtaTAAAAGCAGTGTCCTTAAAGTTATGGGTAGAGGTTTAGTGTCTAGATCATAATGCTTTATTGCATGGAGGCACATGGTTTCTGAAATGCTTCCTTTGATGTGAAATAATATGTTTACAACTCTtataaaaaatcagaaattttatGTCCGTACTCCATTCAGCGTTATCTGTGTCATGATTGGTTCGGAAGTTCTCTTATTCGAAACGCAGATGCCATTATATGATATCTATAGGGAAAAGGAATAACTTTTAGATAACCTTTGCATTGAAATCAGGGGGTTGATTTTCACACTCCATTTTTCATGATTTTCAATCTTGCACTCTTTCATATAGTGAACAattgaattataatttttttttttagcatcaTTGAAGTAATGAAATATAATAGCACTTCAGTAACTCTAAAGTTTTTGAGCTCATCTGAATTTTGTTGTCACATTTTATAATCTTTGGTTATCTCGTGTGTAAAGTTTAGTTGAATTGTTTCTTTAATCCATTTATTGCATGAAGGTGAGTGAAGCCAGAAGCTTGGATAGGGATGTGGTGGAGAGTGGCCTCAAATTTGCCGGTTTTGCGGTAATCAAAATTTCCTTATCCGTAGCTTCATATCAATTTACTGTTCTGTGACATGGTTCCTagcttttattttacttttgtaACTGCCGGGAATTCTCAGATGAGTGTCTGGAGTAGGCTTTTGTGACTTTCTGCTTTTTGTCACTAATTCTTGTCatttgagtttcaggtttttaaCTGTCCTATTAGAGCAGATTCAGCCACTGTTTTATCTGAGCTTAAAGGGTCCTCGCATGATTTGGTATGTCTGATGCTGTTGTTCAAGCTAGTTTTCCCTGTATGATTGTATTACATATTATGGAACGCTTTGTATTTTGGATTTACCTACCATAGCTAGAGAAGTTAGAGAAAATATATGATACGTTTGAAATCATTCATGCAATTGCTGAATTCATtccatttattttatattttttttgctcACACACAGTAGAGCATATAATCTGCAGTGTAATTGTTTTAGTTTCTGGCAAGTAAATGAAGAAATATTGCAGTGTAAGAGCCTTAGGTAGATTTTTACGTGGTGAGCAGAACTGATAATTTTGTAGACTATGATTAAATAGGAGTCACAGTGTATCCATTATGAACGTTGTGCTTTTGATAAATTGAGATGAGGCTTGTGATGGATATGTTTTAGTATGCTCTTGAGTTGTGTGTATCATTATGCCTAACCATTTGATTCGCTATTAAGGATACTCCAGCTACTACTTGGTGATGTGGTGTCCTGTTACTTtacattttgttatttttttcatGTTTCTATTTTTTATGCATTTTCCCAGGGCAATTTTCAAtaattttgtttctctttcatCTCAGGTGGCTTTTAGGTGTTGGTCCATTTATACTTATATAAAGTTTTTCTGTTGTTAGGTGATGATTACTGGTGATCAAGCTTTGACGGCCTGCCATGTTGCTACTCAAGTTCATATTATATCAAAGCCAGCATTAATTCTAGGCCCAAAAAGGAACAGTGAAGAATATGAGTGGATATCACCCGACGAGACTGAGATGATTCCTTACAAGTATAGTTTTTATCGTCTTTGGATGACTATTTTCAAATTTGTCTGGATCTTAAGATCTTTATCTTGCCTTGGTCTGAACTTGGATGTTGcttctctattatttttgtttgcgCTTCCTgtgaatttcttttttcttctgctCTCTCTTTCAGATTTACTTTTGAGTTTTCTTCCCTTGTCTTTCTGATTAGAGattatgaatttgatttttagtGAAAATGAAGTGGAAACTTTGTCAGAGACTCATGATCTTTGTATTGGAGGGGACTGCATTGAAATGTTGCAACGAACTTCTGCCGTCATACGAGTCATTCCATATGTTAAGGTGCTGATTTATAACTCGTAATTGTGAAACTAATTTTTGATAGTGGGTTAATCTAGACATTTCTCACTCGATTCGTTTTGTTAGGTTTATGCAAGAGTTGCTCCGGAGCAGAAAGAACTCATATTGACTACTTTCAAAACGGTGGGAAGGATAACATTAATGTGTGGAGATGGAACGAATGATGTTGGAGCTTTGAAACAGGTAAGTTGGCAAAGATGTATTTAGAAATATGTGCAAATAAGTAGTGACACTTGGCCTACAATTCAATACACTTTATAATAATCCTAGGGATCTTCACTTTACTCTTTTTTTGGGGGTGGGGGGGATGGGATGGGGAGCTGTCATCATGTTTGAAATTAGCGATCAATGAATTCAAGCCAAAGAAGAATAATTAAATTCTATGTGGTATACTTGCACTCAACCTCACACTAACAAACAGGTTTTGCAGTTTCAGACCGTGAAATTTCTCAAATATTAGTGTGTTTTTTTATTAACTTAGGGGACATATTCTCAGACCCTGAAATTCCTCAGatattagtttttgttttttgttttttagtttaaaTTTTGTGGATGTGTTCTCAGATTATCTcattttgaatttattaatcgtatttttgttctttttgttagAAAGTCATGTTATAGTTAGTGTTGTGTGGACTCAAAATCTGTTAAAAGAATAAGCCCTTGGTGTTGGCCGAAGTGGTGAGGGGGGATTTGGTGTTTGATTGCCCTCCAATGtaacaagatatatatatatatatatatatatatatatatatagagtgaTGAGGGGGTCGTCTGAGAACTGTAGCACAGCTGTCGCCACCTTCTTGATGCCAAAGGAGGGACGTTCGCACTTTtttgggttgcggacgtcctcttcagaaccttcccctatatatatatatatatatatatatatatctctatatatcagatcctatccagagcggaggtTCGCTTTGAAATTACGGAGTGAACTTTGAGTTTTGGTTCACTtttaggtcgcatatccacatctcgaccgttcaatttttaggtactagtgtatagattatctctgcaaattttcagccaaattgatgatcgttaagatatctaactcgcttaaaccaatcgacgagctgaatctgtccaacctgaaccgtactagctttaagccAGTTATCAGTGCCTTAacggtcatcaatttggctgaaaatttgcaaagacgatctatacactagtacctaaaaactgattggtcgagatgtggatatgcgacctaaaagtgatcaaaaactCAAAGTTCACTccgtaatttcaaagcggaactcTGCTCtagataaaatatatatatatatatatatatatatatatatatatatatatatatatatatatatatatatataaactgtgATAGGATAGTATGAAGCTGTGTCATATTTCTTTATAAAAAGTTAAAAGAGTAAGTAGCTTCTAGCTTGTaatgtgttttttttccttcaggCCCATGTGGGAGTTGCTTTACTGAATGCGGTGCCTCCAGCTAAGAGTGCAAAGTCTGCCAATGAAACATCTAAAGATGAGAGTAAGAAGTCTATCCGCCCAAAGAAGTCCAAGTCTGCATCGGATGCTGCAGATAAATCTGCCAGTGTAAATGGAGAAGTCTCAGCTGGTAATCCGCGTAATCAGCGTCTGACAGCTGCTGAGTTGCAACGACAAAAGATTACTTCATTACAAAAGAAACTAATGGATGAGCTGAATGAGGAGGGGGATGGTCATGCGGCTCCAATTGTAAAGCTTGGAGATGCCTCCATGGCATCACCGTTCACGGCAAAGCATGCATCTGTTGCTCCCACCACTGACATAATTCGTCAAGGTCGCAGTACTCTGGTGACTACCCTACAAATGTTCAAAATTCTAGGCCTTAACTGCCTGGCAACAGCATATGTGTTGAGTGTTATGTATTTGGATGGTGTCAAGCTAGGTGATATGCAGGCTACAATCAGTGGTGTATTTACAGCTGCCTTTTTCCTCTTCATCTCGCACGCACGTCCTCTGCAA contains these protein-coding regions:
- the LOC112176542 gene encoding probable manganese-transporting ATPase PDR2, with the protein product MSRFNVGGKVVDKVDLLRKKKLAWRFDVWPFGILYALWLTTVVPSLDFGDAIIVLGGVVALHILVWLFTAWSVDFNCFVHYSKVNDIHQADACKITPAKFSGSKEVVPLHFRKLLGGSSSSVNMEEIYFDFRKQRYIFSNEKENFCKLPYPTKETMSYYLKSTGHGSEAKVVAATEKWGRNLFEYPQPTFQKLMKENCMQPFFVFQVFCVGLWCLDEYWYYSLFTLFMLFMFESTMAKSQLKTLTELRRVRVDSQTLMVHRCGKWIKLAGTDLLPGDVVSIGRSSGPTGEDRTVPADMLILAGSAIVNEAILTGESTPQWKVSIMSRGAEEKLSAKRDKSHVLFGGTKILQHTPDKGFPLKTPDAGCVAVVLRTGFETSQGKLMRTILFSTERVTANSWESGLFILFLVVFAVIAAGYVLKKGLEDPTRSKYKLFLSCSLIITSVIPPELPMELSIAVNTSLIALARRGIFCTEPFRIPFAGKVDICCFDKTGTLTSDDMEFCGVVGLAGSTDLETDMTKVDGHTLEILASCHALVFVDNKLVGDPLEKAALKGIDWSFKSDEKAMPKKGTGQAVQIVQRHHFASHLKRMAVVVRIEENFFAFVKGAPETIQGRLTEVPSYYVETYKKFTRQGSRVLALAYKSFGDMTVSEARSLDRDVVESGLKFAGFAVFNCPIRADSATVLSELKGSSHDLVMITGDQALTACHVATQVHIISKPALILGPKRNSEEYEWISPDETEMIPYNENEVETLSETHDLCIGGDCIEMLQRTSAVIRVIPYVKVYARVAPEQKELILTTFKTVGRITLMCGDGTNDVGALKQAHVGVALLNAVPPAKSAKSANETSKDESKKSIRPKKSKSASDAADKSASVNGEVSAGNPRNQRLTAAELQRQKITSLQKKLMDELNEEGDGHAAPIVKLGDASMASPFTAKHASVAPTTDIIRQGRSTLVTTLQMFKILGLNCLATAYVLSVMYLDGVKLGDMQATISGVFTAAFFLFISHARPLQTLSSERPHPNIFCAYVFLSLLGQFAIHLLFLISSVNEAEKHMPDECIEPDSEFHPNLVNTVSYMVSMMLQVATFAVNYMGHPFNQSISENKPFLYALVSAVGFFTVITSDVFRNLNDSLKLVPLPLGLRDKLLTWALLMYLSCYSWERFLRWAFPGKVPSWKKRQRLAAKSLEKKKNV